The DNA segment CCGACCTGCAACGGAGCAGCAGCCACAGGGGGATCCGGTGAGCGACCAGGACAAGAGCGACGACAGGGACGGCAACCGCAAGGTGCCACCCGACCGGCCCGAGGTCGCGAAGTGGGACCCGGAGTTCACCGCGGCCATCGCCAAGACGGTCGGCGCCGCCATCAGGCGCTACTTCCGCTCCGATGTCCGCGGACTGGAGGCGATCCCACCCGCCGGGGGCGCGCTGGTCGTCGCGAACCACTCCGGCGGCATGCTCACCCCGGACGTGCTGATCTTCGCGCCGGCGTTCTATCAGCGGTTCGGGTACGACCGACCGGTGTACACGCTGGCCCACTACGGGGTGTTCGTCCCACCGCTGGGCAGCCTGCTGCGCCGCGCCGGAGTGATCGAGGCCAGCCGTGAGAACGCCGGTAAGGCGCTGCGCTCCGGCGCGGTGGTCCTGGTCTTCCCCGGCGGCGATTACGACTCGTACCGACCGACGTTCTCCGAGAACAAGATCGACTTCGCGGGCCGCACCGGCTACGTGCGCACGGCCATCGAGGCCGGGGTGCCCATCGTCCCGATGGTGTCGATCGGTGGGCAGGAGACTCAGCTGTTCCTCGCGCGCGGTGACTCCATCGCCCGGCGCCTCGGGCTCAAGCGGGCCCGAATGGAGATCCTGCCGGTCAGCTTCGGCTTCCCCTTCGGCCTGTCGCTGATCTTCCCGCCCAATCTGCCGCTGCCGTCGAAGGTCGTGACCAGGGTGCTCGAACCCATCGACATCACCGCGCAGTTCGGCGAGGATCCGGATGTGGCCGAAGTCGACCAGCACGTCCGCACCGTGATGCAGAAGGCGCTCAACGAACTCGCGCGCGAACGTCGTTTCCCGGTGCTGGGGTGAGCACCGTGTTCAGCGAGACCGCCGCCAAGGTGGGCGCAAGCGTCGGGTTGATGCAGACCCTGTGGCGCGCACGGCTCATCGCCCCCATGCGACCGGACCGCTATCTGCGCATGGGCGGCGCCGTGCGCAGGGTGGGGATGACGGCGACGGTCGGGTTCGCCACCGCGGCGCAGCGCTGTCCCGACCGGCCGGGACTGGTCGACGAACGCGGCACCCTGACGTTCCGGGAACTCGACGACGAATCGGATGCGCTGGCCGTCGCGCTGCAGCAGTTGCCCGGCGGCACTCCCGGGACAGTCGCGATCATGTGCCGCAACCACCGCGGCTTCGTCCAGGCGCTGCTGGCCGCCAACCGCATCGGGGCCAACGCGCTGCTGCTGAACACGTCGTTCGCCGGGCCTGCACTGGCCGAGGTCGCCGAACGCGAGGGCGCCGACGTCGTGATCTACGACGAGGAGTTCGCCGAGACCGTCGGGGTGGCGCTGGCGAAGCTGCCCGATGCGCTGCCCATCGTCGCCTGGACCGACGAGCCCGGCGCGGACACCGAGACCACCGTGGACGCTTTGATCGACGCGCACCGGGGGCAGCGCCCGCGCCCCGCCGAGCGCAGCAGTGAGACCATCCTGCTGACCTCCGGAACGACGGGAACGCCGAAGGGCGCGAAGCGTTCCGCGGGCAGTGGTGGCGCGGGCGACCTCAAGGCCGTGCTGGACCGCACGCCGTGGCGCGCGGAGGAGACCACGGTCATCGTCGCGCCCATGTTCCACGCGTGGGGGTTCTCGCAGTTGTTGTTCGCCGGGCTGCTGGCCTGCACGATCGTCACCCGGCGCCGCTTCGATCCGGAGGCCACGCTGGCCCTGGTCGACGAGCACCGCGCCACCGGCCTCGTGGTGGTGCCGGTGATGTTCGACCGGATCATGGATCTCCCCGACGAGGTGCGGGCCCGCTACAGCGGCCGGTCGCTGCGCTTCGCCACCGCCTCGGGTTCGCGGATGCGTCCCGACGTCGTCACCGCGTTCATGGACCAGTTCGGCGACGTCATCTACAACAACTACAACGCCACCGAGGCCGGCATGATCGCCACCGCGACACCCGCCGACCTGCGGGCCGCACCCGACACCGCGGGCACACCGGCCGACGGCACCGAGATCCGCATCTTCGATCCGGACTTCCGCGAGCTGCCCCCGGGCGAGACCGGCAGCATCTTCGTGCGCAGCGGCACGCTGTTCGACGGGTACACCTCGGGTGCCACCAAGGACTTCCACGACGGCTTCATGGCTTCCGGTGACGTCGGGTACCTCGACGAGGCGGGACGGCTGTTCGTCGTCGGCCGCGACGACGAGATGATCGTCTCCGGCGGCGAGAACGTCTACCCGATCGAGGTCGAGAAGACGCTGGCCGCCCATCCGGGGGTGGCCGAGGCCGCGGTACTCGGGGTGGACGACGAGAAGTACGGCCAGCGCCTTGCCGCATTCGTGGTGCCCGCCGACGGTGCGTCGGTCACGGCCGAGGAACTCAAGGAACACGTCCGCGGCAACCTCGCGAATTACAAAGTGCCGCGGGAGATCAAGGTGCTCGACGAACTCCCGCGCGGCGGCACCGGCAAGGTGCTGCGCAACGAACTGCTCGCCCAGCTCGACTAGGGCGCGACCGCGGTGGCCGGTGCCATCGCGGTGTCGACCGGGCGCAGTTCGGCGGGCAATCCTGCGGCGCGCCGGATCTCGGCGAGCCCGTGCAGCATCGCGTCGGTCGCTTCGTGGATGTCGTCGAACGTCTGGTCGTCGGAGAGCACGGAGATGTCGACCTGGTCGACGTAACTCCACACGGTCATGTTGAAAGCGCTTCCCGCCGAGAGCACGCCGACGGAGTAGATCTCCGTGACGTCGGCGCCGCCGATGTGTCCACGCTCGCGCGGACCCGGCACGCTCGACACCGCGACGTTCATGATCCGGTTGTGCGCGGCGTGCTGCGCCTGCCAGCGGAATGCGCTGGGCGCCACCGGCGGCGGCAGGTATTCCATCATCCTGCCCTGCAGGCGGGGACCCATCAGATCGTGAACTTCCTTGGCGCGCTTGGTCGCCAGCGCCGTCAGCCGCACCCGGCGCAGCGGGTCGTCGATGTGGACGGGCAGCGACACCGCCAGCCCGCTGATCTCGTTTCCGGTCACCCGGTCGGGGGAGCGGTCGGTGGCCACGGGCACCGACGCCAGCAGCGGCCGGTCGGCGCGCCCGTCGTAGCGCAGCAGAAGTTCGCGCAGTCCGCCGGCGGCGACCGACAGCACCAGATCGTTGAACGTGACGCCGAGGTGTTTGGCCGTCTCCTTCAGATCCGCCAGCGACACCGGCGCAGTGGCGAAGGTGCGCGCGGGCGACACCACGTGGTTGAGGAACGTCGGGGGCGTCCGGAACATCTTCGCCATCTCGTCGCCGCCCCGCTGATCGCGAGTGCGCCGCCGCACCCGCACCGCCCCGCGCACCGCCTGGCTCACCAGGCCGGGGAATTCGACGGCCTTCTGCAGGTGGTCGCGGCTGGCCTCGGCCAACAGCTGTGACCGGGTCGGCGGCTCGCACGTCGTGTAGTGGTCGCGTTCGTCGGGCGCCGCGCCGGCCAGGTCCATCAGCCGGGCCAGCAGGTTCGCCGACGCGACGCCGTCGGCCAGCGTGTGGTGGACCTTGCCGATCAGTGCGTACCTGTTGTCGGGCATGCCTTCGGCGAAGTAGAACTCCCACAGCGGCCGGCTGCGGTCCAGCGGGGTGCTGGCGATGCGGCCGATGACCTCGTCGAGTTCGCGGCGGCCGCCGGGGGCGGGCACCGACACGGTCCGGACGTGGTAGTCGAGGTCGATGTCGCAGTTCTCCAGCCACATCGGATGGTGGAACCGCAGCGGGATGTCGATCAGCCGGTAGCGCAGCGGCTCGAGCAGGTGCAGCCGGCGGGCGATGGTGCGGCGGAACACCTCGAACGAGTACGGGCTGTCATGGTCGATGTCGTAGGAGGTGGCGTCGATGATCGCCACCTTGAGGGTGTGGGTGTGCAGGTTGGGCGTCTCGCTGTACAGCAGCATGGCGTCCATGCCGTTGAGTCGCTTCACGCCCCACCTCGATCCTCGCCGCCCGTAGAGCACGTATCCCCGCGATCGCGTGGACTCATGCAACCACCCCGGCCCGCCGTGGCGGCCGGTTTCGCGCGAATGGGGCCGACCCGAAACCGGGGACCTCGCCGCGCGAGATCCCCGGTCGACGCGAAGCGCGGCCTACTTCAGGCAGCTGCCGCCGTCGATGGGCAGCGTGACACCGGTGATGTAGCGCGACTCGTCGGAAGCGAGGAACAGTACGGCGTTGGCGATGTCCTCGGGCTCGACCCACCCGATCGGCAGGGTGTGCATCAGCTGGCCGACGACCTTCATGTCCTCGGGGCCCGGGTTCTCCAGATCGGGGCGGAACAGCTTCATGGTGCCCTCGTTCATGAACAGCGGCGTGTTGACGTTGGTCGGGTGCACGGAGTTCACGCGGATGTTCTGCGGGCCGAGTTCGACCGCGAACGTCCGCATCAGGCCCACCACACCGTGTTTGGCCGCCACGTAGTGGCCGGTGTGCGGGTAGGCCTTGAGGCCGCCGACCGAGCTGGTGAGGATGATCGAGCCGCCCCGGCCGCCGGCCAGCAGGTGGGGGACACCGGCTTTGACGGTCTTCCACACGCCGCCCAGGTTGACGTCGATCATGTCTTCCCAGTCGCCCTCGCTGGTCTTGTCCAGCGTCTCGCCGCCGTTGCCGATGCCGGCGTTGGCAACGATGATGTCGAGTCGGCCCAGCTGCTCGACACCGGCGTCCACGGCGGCCTTCAGCGCATCGAAGTCACGGGTGTCGACTTCGGCGGTGTAGATGCGTCGGTCGAGGTTCTTGACCAGGTCCGCGGTCTCGGCGAGATCCTCGGGCGTCGACAGCGGGATCCGGACGCTGTCGATCTGCTTGCAGATGTCGACGGCGATGATGTCGGCGCCCTCCTGCGCCAGCCGCACCGCGTGTGCCCGGCCCTGTCCGCGGGCCGCACCGGTGATGAATGCGACCTTGCCTTCTACGCGTCCTGCCATCGGGTCCTCGATTCCTGGTTCGTCGATTCGTCCATGTGCGCCGGTCTGCTGGGCACCTGCTCAGCAGACCTTCTCACCGGCATTCGATTGTGTCAACGCCACACTCGAAAAGGGCAATTTCTACTATCCGCTTAGAAGAACGGCATTTCCGGAGAATGCGGACTAGCGTCGCGAACACCGCGGGCGGCGGGTGGGCCGACCGCGATGAGCGGGGTGTGTCAGATGCGGGCGAACCCGTGCGCGACGAAGTCCCAGACCTCGTCGGCGGTGATCGGATGGACGGAGCCGTCATCGGCGCCGCCGCTGGATTGAGCGACGAACATGACCGTCTGCATCGTCATCGCGGCCATCCGCTTGGGGTTGATCCCCTCCCGCAGTTGACCGGCGGCGCTGGCCTCTTCCATGAGCTCGGCGAGCAGGATGAGCAACGGCGCGTGCGCGACCTTGACCTCGGCGGGATGCGAGACGAGCAGACGCGGGGCGAAGTCGGTGAACAGCGGCCGTTTGGCGGCGGGATCCGGCCGCGAGGTCTCGAACAGCAGCTGAATGGCCACTTTCAGACGCTCGATAGGGTCGGTGTGGCTGGCGGTGGCGGCCCGGATCTGGTCGGCCGACCGGCTCAGCGCATCCTCGAAGAGCGCCAGGAGCAGTTCGTGCTTACCGTCGAACTGCAGGTAGAAACTGCGAAGCGACTGCCGCGACCGATCGACCACCTCTTGCACGGTGAAATCCGTGCTGCCCTTCTCGATGATGATCGCCTGAGCGGCGTCGAGGAACCGCTGGACACGCTGCGCGGCGCGGAGTTTGGCGGTCTTGATCGACCGCTCGACGGCCCGCTGCTTCCAAGCCGGCTCTTCGCTGGGTGTGCTCACCGGCAGCTCGAAGCCTGGCCGAGTCGGGAGAACATGAATGAACTGTACCGGAGAACGCCTGGGCATAGTGGTCCGAGCCCCCCTCGCGGCCAACGTGTCGGAGATTGTGCCTTCCTCATGGCGAGAATAGTATTCTCAGATTGTGCGTTAGAGAAGCGTTTCCCCAGAGAGCAAACCCGGGAGTGCCGTGCAGCTGACTTTCGACGCCGACGTCGAAGCTTTCCGCGCCGAGTTCGTGGCGTTCCTCGATGCACACCAGCCCCGGGAGGCCGACGCGGCGCAGCGCCCCCGATCCTCGGCCGACGTGCCGGAGTGGGCCCGTCGCTGGCAGCGCCTGCTGTTCGACAACGGCTGGCTGCTGCCCGGTCATCCGCCCGAGTTCGGCGGCCGCAACGCCACCATCCTCCAGCAGTACGTTCACCAGCTCGAGCTGTCGCGGCGGCGCATCTACCAGAGTTTCAACCCGCAGGGCGTGGGCATCATCGCCGCGTCCCTGATCTCGTTCGGCACGCCCGAACAGCAGCGAAAGTGGGCGGTGCCGATCCTGCGCGCCGAGCTCACCGCCGCGCTGGGGATGAGTGAACCGGGCGCCGGTTCGGACCTCGCGTCGCTGCGCACCAGGGCCGTGCGCGCACCGGATTCCGGCCACTACGTGGTCAACGGGCAGAAGGTCTGGACGTCGGGGGCCAATGAGGCCGACGTCATCCTCACCTTCGTGCGGACCGATCCGGATGCGGCCAAACACCGCGGCATCAGCGTGCTGATGATCCCCACCGATTCCCCCGGTGTCGTCCGCCGTCCGTTCGCGTCAATCTGCGATGCCGACGAGAAGGACTTCAACGAGGTCTTCTTCACCGACGTCGAGGTGCCCGCGGAAAACCTGATCGGCGCCGAGAACGACGGGTGGCGGGTGGCCAACGGGTCACTGGGGCACGAGCGCACGATGCTGTGGCTCAGCTACGGCGACCGGCTGCAGGATCTGATCGACGACTTCCCGGCCCGCACGGCGCTCGACCGCGACCACTACGCCACCATGGTCATGGACTCGATGGCGCTGCGGCTGCTCGGTTCGGTCGCGCTCGCCCGGGCAGCGCGCGGGATCGACGACGGCGCCGCCCTGTCGGTGCTCAAACTGCTGGGCTCCGAGGCCGGGCAGGCCGCCACCGGACACGCACTGGCCGCGGCCGGGGTGGAGGGTCTGGCACACCCCACCACGGTCGGGCCGTGGACGCCGCTCAACCTCGACGCCTACTCGTGCGGCTGGTTCGAGCGGTACACCCGCAGCTTCGCCGGCACCATCGCCGGCGGCACATCGGAGATCCAGCGCAACATCGTCGCCCAGCGACTGCTCGGATTACCCAGGAACTAGAGGAGAAACGTGTACATCGACTACGAGGTCGCCGACAAGATCGCGACCATCTCGCTGAACCGGCCCGAGGTGGCCAACGCGCAGAACACCGAACTCCTCGACGAACTCGACGCGGCGTGGACGCGAGCCGCCGAGGACCCCGAGGTCGTCGTGATCGTGCTGCGCGCCAACGGAAAACACTTCTCCGCCGGCCACGATCTGCGGGGCGGCGGCCCGGTGCCCGACAAGATCACCTTGGAATTCATCATCGCCCACGAGTCGAAGCGCTACCTCGAGTACACGCTGCGGTGGCGCAACGTGCCCAAACCGTCGATCGCCGCCGTGCAGGGCCGCTGCATCTCCGGCGGGCTGATGCTGTGCTGGCCCTGTGATCTGATCCTCGCCGCAGACGACGCCCTGTTCTCCGACCCGGTCGCGCTGATGGGGATCGGCGGGGTCGAATACCACGGCCACACCTGGGAATTGGGGCCGCGCAAGGCCAAGGAGATCCTGTTCACGGGCCGGCCGCTGACCGCCGAGGAGGCCGAACGCACCGGCATGGTCAACCGGGTGGTGCCCCGCGACGACCTCGACGCCGAGACCCGCGCGCTGGCCGAGCAGATCGCCGCGATGCCGCCCTTCGCGCTGCGGCAGGCCAAGCGGGCGGTCAACCAGACTCTCGACGTGCAGGGCTTCTACGCCGCGATCCAGTCGGTGTTCGACATCCACCAGACCGGTCACGGCAACGCGTTGAGCGTGGGCGGATGGCCGGTGCTGGTCGACCTCGACAAGATGAAGAGCACCGTCCAGTAATCGGGTCACCTCGCCTCCGCGAGCGTGCGCGTCTGCACCCGACGCGCCGCGGTTTCCGCAGCACATTGTGCACGGTCACGCGGCGCGAGGGTGCCGAAGCTGATGGTCGATTCGCGCCACGAAGTCCCAGGCGCGGTGCCGCACGTCCTCGAACACTATCGGGATGACCACCCAGCCGACGTCCATCAGCGCTGACTGACGACGGCGGTCCGCACGCATGGCCTCCGGTCCGCTGTGCCAGTCGACTCCGTCGTACTCGACCGCGACGCGCTGATCCGGCCAGGCGAAGTCGAGCCGCCGCACCTCGCCGTTGCCGTCGACGACCGCGAACTGCAGCTCCGGTGACGGTAGACCACCGTCGATCATGGCGAGCCGGGCCTCGCTCTCCAGTGGGGACTCGGCTCGCGGATCGGCCAGCGGGAGGAGGTCGCGGACGGCGACGATGCCTCGCCTGCCGGCCTGTTCGATTGCCGCGCGCCACAATTCGCCCCGGCTGACGGTCTTGCTGCGCAGTGCCGCGTCGAGAGTGGCCAGGGCGCGCGGACGACGAAGGCCGCGTGCCACTTCGACCGCCGTCCACGCGGGCGTCGTCGCACGCCGCTCGCCGGTTGACACGAGCGGGGCGCCGTCGCGCCGGTGCACGACCAGCCCGTCGACCGGGCGCAGTTGGTGCCCCGGCGGGTTGAGCACGTGCAGCTCCTTGGGCTCCTCGGTGTCGAAACCGAACAGCGCCGCGGCGGTCGCCAGACACACCGCGATGCGGGTGCCGCAGGCCAGGTCGAGCCCGCGCAGACGCATCTCGTCGGTCGGTTCGCCCAAGCAGTACACACCCTGCCAGATGCGTTCGACGTACTTGCGTTTCACCACCGCTTCGAACTCGTATCGCGATGTGACGGCGAGGATCTGGCCGCTCGTCGCGACGCCACCCTGTCTGTCGAATATCCGCTGCAGTGCTTCGTCCATGGCGGCCATCGTCGGTCGGGCCGCGAGGTCAGGACAGCACCAACCATGCCGCCTGTGGATGAATCAGCGGCTGTGCACGGTCTCAGTGCCGCGAGCGTGCGCAAAGTGCCGGCGAAACCGCGGCGTCTCGTGGGCAGACACGCACGCTCGCGGTAAGAGGTAAAGAGGTGGGGAGGTGCTTCTACAGGTTGGCCAGCCGGGGCGCCGAGCCGCGGGCCCGCAGCCCCGCTCCCGCTCGGCGCGTGAGTTCGCGTGAGCTGCCCAGCAATCCGTCGAGTACCAGTGTCCGCTTCACGTGGATGTGCAGATCGTGTTCGGCGGTGAAACCGATTCCGGCGAGCACCTGCTGGCAGTTCCTGGCCGCCGTCAGCGCCGCCTTCCCCGCGGCGGCCTTGGCCAGCAGCGCGTTCAGGTCGGGGTTCTCCGAGCCGGGCAGCGTCAGCGTGGCCTCGGCGCCCTCGATGGCCACCAGCGTCTCGGCCAGCCGGTGCCTCACGGCTTGGAACTGGGCGATGGGCCGGCCGAACTGCACCCGGTCCTTGGCGTGCCGGCACGCCAGCGTCAGCATCGCCCTGGCCGATCCGACCAGCCACCAGCCGACCGCCATCCGCGCCTCGGCCACCCGGATGGGATAGCCCTCCTCCTCACGGCGCAGCGGCAGCCCGCCGAGTGTCGGATCGGCGCTCTGCGCGCTGATCCGGTCCCACACCACCCACGCGTTGCCGGCGTACGGCAGCGGCAGCTCGACGGTGTCGCCGATCGTGTTGCCGGTGGCGTGCAACACGACGTCGACGAGAACCGAAGCGTGCGAACCGGTCTCACCGAGAAGCCGGAACACCAGCGGCACGGCCGTTTCGGGCATGTCGGTCAGCATCTCGGCCCAGCCGAGTTCGGTGAGCGCGGCGTCGAGGTCGGGGCCCGACGCCGTCAGCATGGTCTTGCGCAGAGATGCTTCGAGCATGTCGAGTGATTGTCGGTCCACGATCACTCCTTCCCGAGGTCGAGCAGGCGGCGGGCGATGATGTTGCGCTGCACCTCTGCGGTGCCGCCGTAGATGGTGGCCGCCCGGGAGTACAGGTATTCGGTGC comes from the Mycolicibacterium litorale genome and includes:
- a CDS encoding lysophospholipid acyltransferase family protein is translated as MPPDRPEVAKWDPEFTAAIAKTVGAAIRRYFRSDVRGLEAIPPAGGALVVANHSGGMLTPDVLIFAPAFYQRFGYDRPVYTLAHYGVFVPPLGSLLRRAGVIEASRENAGKALRSGAVVLVFPGGDYDSYRPTFSENKIDFAGRTGYVRTAIEAGVPIVPMVSIGGQETQLFLARGDSIARRLGLKRARMEILPVSFGFPFGLSLIFPPNLPLPSKVVTRVLEPIDITAQFGEDPDVAEVDQHVRTVMQKALNELARERRFPVLG
- the fadD12 gene encoding acyl-CoA ligase FadD12 — its product is MQTLWRARLIAPMRPDRYLRMGGAVRRVGMTATVGFATAAQRCPDRPGLVDERGTLTFRELDDESDALAVALQQLPGGTPGTVAIMCRNHRGFVQALLAANRIGANALLLNTSFAGPALAEVAEREGADVVIYDEEFAETVGVALAKLPDALPIVAWTDEPGADTETTVDALIDAHRGQRPRPAERSSETILLTSGTTGTPKGAKRSAGSGGAGDLKAVLDRTPWRAEETTVIVAPMFHAWGFSQLLFAGLLACTIVTRRRFDPEATLALVDEHRATGLVVVPVMFDRIMDLPDEVRARYSGRSLRFATASGSRMRPDVVTAFMDQFGDVIYNNYNATEAGMIATATPADLRAAPDTAGTPADGTEIRIFDPDFRELPPGETGSIFVRSGTLFDGYTSGATKDFHDGFMASGDVGYLDEAGRLFVVGRDDEMIVSGGENVYPIEVEKTLAAHPGVAEAAVLGVDDEKYGQRLAAFVVPADGASVTAEELKEHVRGNLANYKVPREIKVLDELPRGGTGKVLRNELLAQLD
- a CDS encoding WS/DGAT/MGAT family O-acyltransferase: MKRLNGMDAMLLYSETPNLHTHTLKVAIIDATSYDIDHDSPYSFEVFRRTIARRLHLLEPLRYRLIDIPLRFHHPMWLENCDIDLDYHVRTVSVPAPGGRRELDEVIGRIASTPLDRSRPLWEFYFAEGMPDNRYALIGKVHHTLADGVASANLLARLMDLAGAAPDERDHYTTCEPPTRSQLLAEASRDHLQKAVEFPGLVSQAVRGAVRVRRRTRDQRGGDEMAKMFRTPPTFLNHVVSPARTFATAPVSLADLKETAKHLGVTFNDLVLSVAAGGLRELLLRYDGRADRPLLASVPVATDRSPDRVTGNEISGLAVSLPVHIDDPLRRVRLTALATKRAKEVHDLMGPRLQGRMMEYLPPPVAPSAFRWQAQHAAHNRIMNVAVSSVPGPRERGHIGGADVTEIYSVGVLSAGSAFNMTVWSYVDQVDISVLSDDQTFDDIHEATDAMLHGLAEIRRAAGLPAELRPVDTAMAPATAVAP
- a CDS encoding mycofactocin-coupled SDR family oxidoreductase, producing MAGRVEGKVAFITGAARGQGRAHAVRLAQEGADIIAVDICKQIDSVRIPLSTPEDLAETADLVKNLDRRIYTAEVDTRDFDALKAAVDAGVEQLGRLDIIVANAGIGNGGETLDKTSEGDWEDMIDVNLGGVWKTVKAGVPHLLAGGRGGSIILTSSVGGLKAYPHTGHYVAAKHGVVGLMRTFAVELGPQNIRVNSVHPTNVNTPLFMNEGTMKLFRPDLENPGPEDMKVVGQLMHTLPIGWVEPEDIANAVLFLASDESRYITGVTLPIDGGSCLK
- a CDS encoding TetR/AcrR family transcriptional regulator; protein product: MPRRSPVQFIHVLPTRPGFELPVSTPSEEPAWKQRAVERSIKTAKLRAAQRVQRFLDAAQAIIIEKGSTDFTVQEVVDRSRQSLRSFYLQFDGKHELLLALFEDALSRSADQIRAATASHTDPIERLKVAIQLLFETSRPDPAAKRPLFTDFAPRLLVSHPAEVKVAHAPLLILLAELMEEASAAGQLREGINPKRMAAMTMQTVMFVAQSSGGADDGSVHPITADEVWDFVAHGFARI
- a CDS encoding acyl-CoA dehydrogenase family protein; the protein is MQLTFDADVEAFRAEFVAFLDAHQPREADAAQRPRSSADVPEWARRWQRLLFDNGWLLPGHPPEFGGRNATILQQYVHQLELSRRRIYQSFNPQGVGIIAASLISFGTPEQQRKWAVPILRAELTAALGMSEPGAGSDLASLRTRAVRAPDSGHYVVNGQKVWTSGANEADVILTFVRTDPDAAKHRGISVLMIPTDSPGVVRRPFASICDADEKDFNEVFFTDVEVPAENLIGAENDGWRVANGSLGHERTMLWLSYGDRLQDLIDDFPARTALDRDHYATMVMDSMALRLLGSVALARAARGIDDGAALSVLKLLGSEAGQAATGHALAAAGVEGLAHPTTVGPWTPLNLDAYSCGWFERYTRSFAGTIAGGTSEIQRNIVAQRLLGLPRN
- a CDS encoding enoyl-CoA hydratase, whose product is MYIDYEVADKIATISLNRPEVANAQNTELLDELDAAWTRAAEDPEVVVIVLRANGKHFSAGHDLRGGGPVPDKITLEFIIAHESKRYLEYTLRWRNVPKPSIAAVQGRCISGGLMLCWPCDLILAADDALFSDPVALMGIGGVEYHGHTWELGPRKAKEILFTGRPLTAEEAERTGMVNRVVPRDDLDAETRALAEQIAAMPPFALRQAKRAVNQTLDVQGFYAAIQSVFDIHQTGHGNALSVGGWPVLVDLDKMKSTVQ
- a CDS encoding acyl-CoA dehydrogenase family protein, coding for MLEASLRKTMLTASGPDLDAALTELGWAEMLTDMPETAVPLVFRLLGETGSHASVLVDVVLHATGNTIGDTVELPLPYAGNAWVVWDRISAQSADPTLGGLPLRREEEGYPIRVAEARMAVGWWLVGSARAMLTLACRHAKDRVQFGRPIAQFQAVRHRLAETLVAIEGAEATLTLPGSENPDLNALLAKAAAGKAALTAARNCQQVLAGIGFTAEHDLHIHVKRTLVLDGLLGSSRELTRRAGAGLRARGSAPRLANL